Within Oncorhynchus keta strain PuntledgeMale-10-30-2019 chromosome 30, Oket_V2, whole genome shotgun sequence, the genomic segment gttaatattgcctgctaacctggatttattttagctaaatatgcaggtttaaaaatatatacttgtgtattgattttaagaaaggcattgatgtttatggttaaatacacattggagcaatgacagtcattgattgtttttttataagataagtttaatgctagctagcaacttaccttggctttctgcattcgcgtaacaggcaggctccttgtggagtgcaatgtaatcaggtagttagagcgttggattagttAACTGTAAGCTTGCAAGATTggattccccgagctgacaaggtaaaaatctgtcgttctgcccctgaacgaggcagttaacccactgttcctaggccatcattgaaaataagaatgtgttcttaactgacttgcctagttaaataaaggtgtataaAAAAATCGGtacccaaaaatacagatttccgattgttctgaacttgaaatcggcccaaaTTAATCGGCctttccgattaatcggtcgacctctactctggaCCTATCCTTGCAGAACATACCCTACCCCTATGACTGTTTGTAACACAATGGGACTACTGAAGAAAGGTTTCCTAGGTCCGTATCCTATAATATGTGTTAAGCCTACAACTCTCATCTCCCCAAGATGTCAGAATGAGTGGAAACCGATGTAGGAACGGTGCCTGCCTTGTTGTTGGTGTCGGCTCCTGCTCCACTGATTCGGACTCTCCAGTTCGACTTTAAATCGCTGTGAATCACTAGCAACATCAACTGTTAAATTCTGAAACTCAAATGGATGACTAGAAAaggctcaaaccaagtttattccaCCCTCTGGGTGCTTTAGCTGCAACAACATACAAGTCACACAAGCATATATTTATACCTTCCGTCTAGGCAAGTCATCTCCTTGCATGTCTAAGATAAACAATCCTTCTCTGTTAGGCAGAAACAAAGTAGATTCCTCTTACTGGTATTGACATGGCTTGCCTATGATCCTCATGGGTGTGGAAGTGTGCGTGGGGACTGTAAATCAGGTGGTCTTCCTGTGGCCCCCCTCCCAGCCAGTGTCTTCTCTCTTCAACGGTTGACCTTATCTCGAGTGGAGTTCCACATCCCCCATGGTCCTAGTTCCAAAGCAACTGGCCTGCCTTATCAGGAACTGAAACTAGACTGTTTGTCTTTGCCTTCTTGCTCAGGAATATTCATATTCAGCCACAAGTTTGAACAGAATATGAACTTTCTGAATATGAACTTTCTGCACTTCCACTTGTAACACTGTAACTTTCCAGACACAGTGTTCCTATTCACCATTCATTGACTCCCAACATATACATTTCTTATACATGAAAAGTAATAAATACATTCTAGTATGATAATAAGTATATTTCAAGCTAGAATCCAACACCAAAAATCAAAGCCTTTCCTTATTCCAATTTTTTTGGATGGAAAATGGTTGGACATTTGATATGCCTTGATTTTCCTGAACTATAGGCTCTTAACTTTTATTTGACACGTCATGTGCTAGTGCTCTTGGAGCTTTTTACATGGAAAggtccactactactactgtcaatgaACCTTCTCTGGCCTAGATCACAAGCCAATGCAATCAATATGCTATATCATGGTGATCTCTGAGCCTAATGACAAACAACAAATCAGCATTATCATGTATTTCAAATGATTTGACTTAGCTTCTACTCTAAATATGTATAGACATAAGTAATTTGTTTAGCTATTGTATATGCTATCTATTCTAATTTGGACTTTAATCATAATGAAACGTAGGCTATATTATCTATTACAGATTATGTTGTTTGAGAGAATAGAGACAATAGGCCTACTAGTAATTATGCCATTTTAAATGTTTTTCCaggaagaggagatggacacCTCAGAAGACCTGCAAGATGACAACCTGATCAAGGGGGAACACTTCCACAGTTCTAATAATGAGCAGCAAGATGGACATTTGGCAGTTAGGAGGAATGTAATATTAGAACGAACAAAATTCAACCAAAGACAACAAGAAGCAGGAGAGACTGCTGATGATTTTATCACTGCACTTCATTGTTTGTCAGAACATTGTGGTTATGGAGCTCTGCTCAGTGAGATGATAAGAGACAGACTAGTCATGGGTTTACGTGACAGAAGACTGTCTGAGCAATTACAAATGGACCCAGAAATAACACTGGATGAAGCTGTCACATGCATTCGTCAAACTGAACTTTTGGAAAAGCAACATGACCTGCCAGAGAATAACTTCAAAGCTGCCAGCAGTGCGGCAAATGTAGACCGTGTGCGTTCACATAGCAAACATCAATGCCCAGCCAACACCCAGTGCCAATCTGAGAAGAATCAAAACTCAGAAAGACCACAACAACCCCAAACAACGCAGGAGAATGGAGAGGAGCCCCAAGATACAGGTGGCACTGATGAGTGGATTGAGGGTTTCAGTCCTGGAGGAGAAAAGCCACACTACTGCTCCGACTGCAGTAAGAGCTTTAGAAAAGTGAGGGATCTTATAAGACACCAGCGGacacatacaggagagaagcctcacCACTGCCCTGATTGTGACCAATGTTTTGCTCGATTAGATCGTCTTAAGTCACACCAACTAACACATACAGGAGTGAAGGCTCACCAATGCCCTGATTGTGACAAAAGTTATTCTCAATCGTATCATTTGAAAAGACACCACCAGCGAAAGCATATGAAAGGGAAATACTTCCACTGCAATCATTGTGAGGAACTTTTCTCCAGACCTAAAGATCTAAAGACGCACATGCATGTACATGCTGGAGAAAAGGCATACCTTCAGCAAGAAACTCATACAGGTAAGAAGCCTTTTCACTGCTCCGAAATAAACCAGTGCTCCGACTGTGGGAAGAGCTTTCGACAAGTGGGGGATCTTAAAAGACACCAACGAACGCAtactggagagaagccttaccactgcccTGATTGCGACAGAGGTTTCGGTCGATTAGATCGCCTTAAGTCACACCAGCTAACACATACAGGAGTGAAGGCTCACCAATGCCCTGATTGTGACAAAAGTTATTCTCAATCGTATCATTTGAAAAGACACCACCAGCGAAAGCATATGAAAGGGAAATTCTCCCACTGCAATATTTGTGATGAACTTTTCTCCAAACCAGAAGATCTAAAAACACACACGTATGTACATGCTGGAGAAAATGCATACCTTCCACAAGACACTCACGCAGGAAAGAAACCTTACCACTGTTCAAGGTGTGATAAAAGATTTCCTGACATGGCAAAACTAAGATCACACCTTCCAGTACATACTGGAGACCTTGCACTCCACTGTTCTGACTGTGGAAAGTGTTTCTTAAACAAGGCAAAGTTTGAAAGACATcaaagaacacacactggaagTGTACTATACCTTTGCACTGACTGTGGGGAGGGTTTTACAAATATGCAACAGTTGGAAAGGCACCAGCGAatgcacacaggagagaaaccataccACTGCACTgattgtgggaagagttttgctcTTGAAAAAACATTTAAGTGTCACAAGCAAGCACACAAGTTCAAACTCTCTGGTGAAAGAGCAGCCTATCCTTGCTCAGAATGTGGAAATACCTTTTCTCGTTCATGTGACGTGATGACTCATGTGAGAAGGGTGCATAATAAAGAGAGACCTTTCCAGTGCTCCTGCTGTGGAAAAAGATTTTTCCAAAAGAACTCTCTTACAATACACATGCGAagtcacactggagagaaaccgtaCCACTGCTCAGACTGTGGACAAAGCTTCTCCCAAATTAATGACAGAAAACGGCACCAGAAGAGGCAACACTCTGGAGAGGAGACAACCTCTATTCTGCAGTCTGAAAATAAATGTCACAGAGACACTCAATAAGAAAGGACTACTACAACAAAGACACAAAAATGCAATAGCAGTAACAGTATCACtgttattgatttatttattttatactttGTCAAACACTTTTTCTTTTTAAATTAACAGTAAACTTTATTTTATAAATCACTGTTTTTAAAATCTCTTATCACTCTCCTAGTTTACACCCTGCATAAATAGTATTTATCAATCCTCCCCTGTGCCTAAAGCATTACATAAGGCCAAACAACCAAATGGGTAATTATTTTCCCAGTTGAACTACCCAAAATACTATTACAAAGATTACAACTGTTGTAAATATGGGCTGTTAGAACTAAGGTGAATATCAGCAATGTGATCATCAGAGTATAAATCATTTGCAAGCCAAGATGTATGGAATAATTTGTGAAATCCAatttaaaaactaaaaacaaCAATTAGTCAGTATTCAAACTGGAGAACAGTTATTAGATGTCCATGTTATGCAGGTTGGCATGTTCTCTCTTATTTCTTACCTCTGAAAGAGCGGTCAGATGATAACGGTAGCTACCAacagttttttaattttttatttgaaGTGTCTTGAATCGTAAAAGCCTTTTCCACATCTCTTGCATGAGTATGGTCTGACTCCTCTTTGCACTTGCATGTTGGCTGCGACATGAATGGCTTGGCTGAATCTTCTCCCGCTGACATCACAGCTTGAAAGGCTTCTCTCATGGACTCGCATTTTGGGATCACTGATGAGTTGAAAGTCTCCCACAACCACTCCGCTTGTGTGGTTTTCTCACCTGTATTGATCAGCTCATGTATTTTAAGAGATTCATTTGTAACAAGTCTCTTTCCACAGCAGGCGTAAGCATAGGGCTTCACTCAAGTGTGTAATTTCTGGTGATATTCAAAAGTAGCTTTATGGAGAGGTTTTTCCGCATTTGAAACAAATGTATGTTTTCTCCTGTGTGAATTAATCCGTGTGTTTTCAGAGAACTGATGGAGCTGAAGCCCTTCGAACATATCTCACAGCTGAAGGGTTTTGGTTGTCTCATTCCTTGTGTGTTAACCATTACCTGTGTGTGAGAGCTTGTGTATTCCCAGTTGATAATTGTAGTAAATTCTTTACACATACAGTGGGGTCTGTAAtaactgtataaaataaataactcaaatactgagctgtattttatgcaaataaaagtgaaattattttatactaatacaatcgATCAAGAGagatttgtttaacaagtaatacttGCAAAGGTAGGGGTCAACATTTTTTACACCCCTAAACATACTTAGAAATAAAGTAGTTAAAAGTTTTGTATTTGGCCCATATTCCAAGCACGCAATGATcaaagcttgtgactctacaaacttgtcgGGTAGATTTGCAGTTTGTTTTAtgacatgttttatttaaccttaactgacttgcctagttaagtaaagaacaaattcttatttacaataacggccgaacaaaaggcaaaaggcctcctgctggGACAGtggctgggatttaaaaaaaataaagatgaATATTGGACAAAatgcacatcacaacaagagagacaacactacataaagagagacctaagacgacaacatagcaaggcaacAACGTTTTAGTTGTGTTTCGGATTATTTTGTGTCCAATAGAATTGAATGGTAAATGATGTAATGACAATCACGGACGACaaggggaaaaccagccacgttgcGGACACGTCTCGCTTCCGGACAAGTTAAACACCACCTtcacccgctttgaggataacacagtgccccCGATGCGGCCCgcgggctctccttctctgttaaCCCCTGCAAGGCTGCCGGAacagaaagttctttgtttcttttacaacattaacaatgtctacactgtatttctgaacaaTTTTGATGTGTTTTAATCTGCAAaaaaattagcttttctttcaaaaacaaggacatttctaagtggccccaaacttttgaaaggcagtgtatatactgtgttctattctactgtttttagtcaatgccactctgacattgctcaatctaatatttataaatttcttaactccattcttttacttttagatttgtgtgcattgttgtgaattgttagatactactgcactgttggagctaggaactcaagcatttcgctacacccgcaataacatctgctaaatatgtgtatgtgaccaataaaatttgatttgatgactatggataatcctgaatgaattgtgaataatgagttATAAAGTTAtagggtcaaagatcatacccccaaaacatgctaacctcccattggtaatggtgagaggttagcatgtcacACCTCACAACAGTACAGCCTCTTCTTTGTGTGAATTTGATGGTGTCTTGCAAGGCTTTCTTTAAAGCTGAAATTAGCTCCACAAGTCTCACGTTAATTGTGTCTCCCGTGTGAATTACCTGGTGCTCATTCAACTAGGCTGGCTGCAGAAGTGTCTTGCCACACTGGGAGCATCAGTGTGTGCGTTCTGTACATTCGGTATCTGTATGTACAGCTCTTTTCAGGTTGAGATGTACTGAAATTCTTTCCACACATCCCACTGAGCAaagaccagtggaggctccttagaggaagaaggggaggaccatcctcagtgaatttaaTGAAAATGTATTTTGGGAAACATAAGTtgtcctttttagataaaactatactaaatatattcacatcaccaattaattaaaacacactgttttctgatagatctacagtagcctcagcagcactctgtagagtAGCACCTTGGTGTAGGCGGAGGACAGCTCATTTctatcctcctctgggtacattgactttaaTACataacctaggaggctcatggttctcatccCCTTCCatgctcttgcagcatgaactgacatgttgtccactcaaaggatcagagaacatatctagtactgaaagcataagataCAGCtatctagcactgcagtgcataaattGTGGTGAGTCGTTGACTCCGAGTGAGAAAGACAATGGTTCAACAGTTTTGAGCAAATTAATTTCTTCATTTGAAACTGTTGGACAAATGATTACACTCTAGATCAGCTAGTTGCAGGCAAGAgtgcaaggtggtattgaatgtgttactcactgtctgtcaccttgattactcaaaattcTCTCTCAGTTGCACCTACGCTGTCAACTTTAAATCATAGACTAGATTGTAACAatctcatgatgggtacagggaaaattCAAGTaccatgtagtagcctaaacctatcaatgttacattgagctggatgaatggaatatgaatgacagtcatccaacatgctgtaatagaaataaggccatgctcataaaaaaagtatcatcctccctcatcttaaatggcaccgaccgccactggcacagacatcagtttaatgtctagttttgatttacatttaatttagttgtcaactaatgtaaattcaatgtgaaatcaacaaaacatttcaccatgtcattggatttaggttaaaagccagcagcataccaccctgcatcccactgctggcatGCTTATGAAGcaagaccagatgctgctggaaatggtgttggagggccagtaggaggcactctttcctctggtctaaaaaaatattccaatgacccagggcagtgattggggacactgccctgtgtagggtgctttcttttggatgggatgttaaacgggtaaAACCTGAGAGGTcataaagatcccatggcacttatcgtgaGAGTAGGGCTGTtaacctacctggtaaaataacggtaaaaaaaaaacattgggtGAAAAATGACTAAATGCCCATAAATTGATTTACTTTTTTCAAATGCAGTCAGTTTTCAACGGTGAGTCAATGTCATCACATTTTTGggttgaaattatgtggaaacaaagttgattcaaccagtttgtgcccagtggaaTAGTACAGCTGGTGTACTTTAAGAATGTACTTTGGCAAGAAACCCTGTCCACAAGTGAGGCAGTTTCAGGGTTGATGGCTGACCCATTCTATTTTTATGGGTGGCTGACCCAGGTAAAAACCAGGGAGTAGCCTGGTGTAGGCTCCTTGGGAAAGTTAGACCCACACAGACGCTAAACGGGTGTCCCATGGAGCTTTTCATAAGAGTAGgtgtgttaaccccggtgtcctggctaaattcccaatctggccctcataccatcatggccacttAATCAATAATCTTTTATTTAGACAGGTGGGGACACCATTCAGACCAGGGTCTCATTCAAGGGAGGCCTGTGAGCCTGAACACACAACTCAGTACAACAtaaagcaaaataacaacatcaataAGATTAATCAAAACAAACACAATTATCACATCTCCCTCAAAATTGATCTAAACTGTCCAATGGTGACCAACGACTCCCAGCTTCAAGGTGACCTGAAGGCTATTCCACGAGCTGGGGGCCTAAAAACTCAAAGCATTTCCCCCCCAGCTCAGTGGAGACCCTCGGGACCTCCAGAACCAGCCAGTCCAGAGACCTTGTCTGAACATTTCTGGATCTCCAATTAATATGTGAGCTGAGGTGGTGGAGGAGTCTCTGAAGAACAGCTTTATATACAAAAAGTAGCCAATGCTGGGCCCTTCTGGTAATCAGAGACTCCCAGCCAACAGAACTATACAAAAATGCAGTGATATGTATGAAAATGGTCCCCAGTGATAAAAAACAGTGCTGAGTCATTGACTGAGTCTAAAGGTTTTAAAACGGAGGCTGCCGCATGCATGTAGAATATATCACCATAATCAAGTACTGGGAGAAGTGTTGCTTAAACAATCTTCCTTCTACTTTCCAAAGTGAGTCAGGATGTATTTCTACAAAAGAAACCAATATTAATTATCTGCtttttaaaatcagtttttctaTATGTGTTTTAAAATCAAAAACCCAAGTACTTATAATGGGGAACATGCTCAATTTGGGCTCCCTTtaaataaatcagatttgaccTTTCAGACACAAGTCACATGATTTGTATCTGATTTCAACGAACCTACAAAGGTGGTTTGAAATAGCCGATTCGAATCGGATATGCAAAAAATTGGATTTGAGTCACTTCACACTGCCAATGTAAACAAGGCTTGAGTCGTTTGAGGAATGCCATCTGCATCCACATATAAATTAATTTGTAATAGACTAACGAATGATCAAATAAGCATCACGTAATTCAGCACTCCATACAAAAAGGCTTTCGCGGACATATTTAGTACGGAGTAAGTCCCCTCGctttgcctctttctctctgtctatacaATATTTTTCTCTCATTCAGACGTAAAGTGAAAAGTATGCAAGCATTTTATGACATTTCGATGTGCATGTGATTTGTATCCGGTCATGGAAAATTGTAATTCTAGAGTGGCTATGACTGCAGAAAATAGTCAGATTCGTCCTCAATCAGTAGTTTAGCTAGCTAACCAGTTAAGCTAGTTTTATTTGTTTTAAAAACCTCAACACACTGCGTCTGGGTTCGAATAGCTAATCATACAGTGGGATAGATGTGCAGTAGCAACAAGGATCGTGTGAGATGGGCTTTAAATGAATAAAATTATTTAACTTTGAATCAAATCTAAGTGAAAGACGAGCAGACAAAAGGATGTGTATACAATAGCACAGCAGACTTCGTTGGTTTTCAGCTTCTGATTTCACCCGCACCCCTTTCGTTTGGGATACAAAACACAGAGAAAATGGAGTTTGAGGACCAAGCACTGCTCCAAACAATGCAGTAGAACCGAGATGAAGAGGAGCCCCAAGATACTGATGACTACGCCAATCAAGATGCAAGACAACGCACGTTTCGAGGAAAAGCTCATTGAAGAGGGAAGAAGGTACATAAAGAAGACTACTTCTACGAGGAATGTCGAACGTTAAGGCAGCTGCACACTGGTAGTAGTGGGGAGTCGACTCGATTATTCGACTCCGAGCCTGTCGACACCAATTTCTGCATGTCAAGCTTTGATTCCGCTAGGCATCACGCCTTAACATTAATTATTTTTGCCATGCAGGTAACGATTCTATGAGAACACCATTTCTTCTTATCTTTCACagcaaataaataaaaagatggtggagagagagatgggaggggcatAAGTAGGCATGTTGGCCACCAGGCAGTCAGTGAGAACTGTAATCAAAAgatgtaggctataggctatcGCAATGCTGTATTTCGCTGAGCTATTCTACACGCTACAGACCGAAGACCCAAACACACACTAGAGAGAGGAtcggggcaggcagagagacagccagaccTGTGGATATAGGCTGTATCTTGGTAATCTGTATCTATCAATGCCTTGTAAATTCACCAAAAGTATATTAAAGTATATATTAGGCTATCAATGAGTACGGCTAAGCTATTCTTCATAGTGCCAGTGAATTGAAGTTGAACATTGCCAAATGCATCAGTTTAATTACGTCTAATTGTGCAATAAAAATAATTG encodes:
- the LOC118363857 gene encoding zinc finger protein ZFP2-like isoform X2 yields the protein MAELEDAGLPQTMQETRDEEEPGNSKEEEMDTSEDLQDDNLIKGEHFHSSNNEQQDGHLAVRRNVILERTKFNQRQQEAGETADDFITALHCLSEHCGYGALLSEMIRDRLVMGLRDRRLSEQLQMDPEITLDEAVTCIRQTELLEKQHDLPENNFKAASSAANVDRVRSHSKHQCPANTQCQSEKNQNSERPQQPQTTQENGEEPQDTGGTDEWIEGFSPGGEKPHYCSDCSKSFRKVRDLIRHQRTHTGEKPHHCPDCDQCFARLDRLKSHQLTHTGVKAHQCPDCDKSYSQSYHLKRHHQRKHMKGKYFHCNHCEELFSRPKDLKTHMHVHAGEKAYLQQETHTGKKPFHCSEINQCSDCGKSFRQVGDLKRHQRTHTGEKPYHCPDCDRGFGRLDRLKSHQLTHTGVKAHQCPDCDKSYSQSYHLKRHHQRKHMKGKFSHCNICDELFSKPEDLKTHTYVHAGENAYLPQDTHAGKKPYHCSRCDKRFPDMAKLRSHLPVHTGDLALHCSDCGKCFLNKAKFERHQRTHTGSVLYLCTDCGEGFTNMQQLERHQRMHTGEKPYHCTDCGKSFALEKTFKCHKQAHKFKLSGERAAYPCSECGNTFSRSCDVMTHVRRVHNKERPFQCSCCGKRFFQKNSLTIHMRSHTGEKPYHCSDCGQSFSQINDRKRHQKRQHSGEETTSILQSENKCHRDTQ
- the LOC118363857 gene encoding zinc finger protein ZFP2-like isoform X1, whose amino-acid sequence is MAELQKEAGLPETIRKNRDEEEPANSKEEEMDTSEDLQDDNLIKGEHFHSSNNEQQDGHLAVRRNVILERTKFNQRQQEAGETADDFITALHCLSEHCGYGALLSEMIRDRLVMGLRDRRLSEQLQMDPEITLDEAVTCIRQTELLEKQHDLPENNFKAASSAANVDRVRSHSKHQCPANTQCQSEKNQNSERPQQPQTTQENGEEPQDTGGTDEWIEGFSPGGEKPHYCSDCSKSFRKVRDLIRHQRTHTGEKPHHCPDCDQCFARLDRLKSHQLTHTGVKAHQCPDCDKSYSQSYHLKRHHQRKHMKGKYFHCNHCEELFSRPKDLKTHMHVHAGEKAYLQQETHTGKKPFHCSEINQCSDCGKSFRQVGDLKRHQRTHTGEKPYHCPDCDRGFGRLDRLKSHQLTHTGVKAHQCPDCDKSYSQSYHLKRHHQRKHMKGKFSHCNICDELFSKPEDLKTHTYVHAGENAYLPQDTHAGKKPYHCSRCDKRFPDMAKLRSHLPVHTGDLALHCSDCGKCFLNKAKFERHQRTHTGSVLYLCTDCGEGFTNMQQLERHQRMHTGEKPYHCTDCGKSFALEKTFKCHKQAHKFKLSGERAAYPCSECGNTFSRSCDVMTHVRRVHNKERPFQCSCCGKRFFQKNSLTIHMRSHTGEKPYHCSDCGQSFSQINDRKRHQKRQHSGEETTSILQSENKCHRDTQ